In Novosphingobium sp. MMS21-SN21R, a single genomic region encodes these proteins:
- the efp gene encoding elongation factor P has product MKISGVDIRPGNILEYEKGIWKVAKTQHTQPGKGGAFMQVEMKNLIDGRKTNVRFRSQDTIERVRLDTKDFQFLYAEGDDLVFMDVETYDQITLPSDLLGDAAAFLQDGMTVLLEMYDERPISVQLPDQVEATIVEADAVVKGQTASSSYKPAILDNGVRVMVPPHIGSGTRIIVDVYERTYVGKVG; this is encoded by the coding sequence ATGAAGATCAGCGGCGTGGACATCCGTCCGGGCAATATCCTGGAATACGAAAAGGGCATCTGGAAAGTTGCCAAGACCCAGCACACCCAGCCGGGCAAGGGCGGGGCATTCATGCAGGTCGAGATGAAAAACCTCATCGACGGCCGCAAGACCAACGTCCGCTTCCGCAGCCAGGACACGATCGAGCGTGTGCGCCTCGATACGAAGGACTTCCAGTTCCTTTATGCCGAAGGCGACGATCTCGTGTTCATGGACGTGGAAACCTACGACCAGATCACCCTTCCGTCCGATCTGCTCGGCGATGCCGCTGCTTTCCTGCAGGACGGCATGACCGTTCTCCTCGAAATGTACGACGAGCGCCCGATCTCGGTCCAGCTCCCTGACCAGGTCGAAGCCACGATTGTCGAGGCCGACGCCGTTGTGAAGGGCCAGACCGCTTCGTCGAGCTACAAGCCGGCGATTCTCGACAATGGCGTGCGCGTCATGGTTCCGCCGCACATCGGCAGCGGCACGCGCATCATTGTCGATGTCTATGAGCGCACCTACGTCGGCAAGGTGGGCTGA
- a CDS encoding inositol monophosphatase family protein → MAAISGLMRVMERAARKAGGRLRRDFGEVEHLQVSKKGPADFVSKADQHSERTLWDELREARPGWGFLMEEGGEIPGDEGKPRFIIDPLDGTTNFLHGIPHFAISIAVQEPTLDGKGWGEVTAALVYQPVTDESFWAEKSRGAWLQDRRLRVSARRYMDEALIATGIPFAGRGDVNEWARIYAELGPRIAGIRRFGVASLDLAWVAAGRFDGFWESGLYPWDTAAGCLLVREAGGFVTDYKGRSQPICDETVLAGNDALHSKMHKLLVGALRNA, encoded by the coding sequence ATGGCAGCCATTTCCGGCCTGATGCGCGTGATGGAGCGCGCGGCGCGCAAGGCGGGCGGCCGCCTGCGCCGCGACTTTGGCGAGGTCGAGCATCTCCAGGTCAGCAAGAAGGGCCCGGCCGACTTCGTGTCGAAGGCCGACCAGCACTCCGAGCGGACTTTGTGGGACGAACTGCGCGAAGCGCGTCCGGGCTGGGGCTTCCTGATGGAAGAGGGCGGCGAGATTCCGGGTGATGAGGGCAAGCCCCGCTTCATCATCGATCCGCTCGATGGCACGACCAACTTCCTCCACGGCATTCCGCACTTTGCGATTTCTATCGCGGTGCAGGAACCGACGCTGGACGGAAAAGGCTGGGGCGAAGTTACCGCCGCGCTGGTCTATCAGCCGGTCACAGACGAAAGCTTCTGGGCTGAAAAGAGCCGGGGCGCGTGGTTGCAGGACCGCCGCCTGCGCGTTTCGGCGCGCCGCTACATGGACGAAGCGCTGATTGCCACGGGCATTCCGTTCGCGGGGCGCGGCGATGTCAACGAGTGGGCGCGCATTTATGCTGAACTAGGGCCGCGCATTGCAGGCATTCGCCGCTTTGGCGTAGCTTCGCTCGACCTTGCGTGGGTTGCCGCTGGCCGCTTCGACGGTTTCTGGGAATCGGGGCTCTATCCGTGGGATACCGCTGCCGGATGCTTGCTTGTGCGGGAAGCCGGCGGCTTCGTGACCGACTACAAGGGCCGCTCGCAGCCGATCTGCGACGAGACCGTCCTTGCCGGCAACGACGCGCTGCATTCGAAGATGCACAAGTTGCTTGTTGGCGCTTTGCGCAACGCATGA
- a CDS encoding amidohydrolase codes for MKTLLAAASALALTTAPAIADPVRDTIVRDLPGLMEIYRDLHANPELSFQEVRSAAKLAAEARKAGFEVTEKVGKTGVVAVMRNGPGPVVLIRADMDGLPVVEQTGLPYASKVRGTSTAGVESGVMHACGHDTHMTAWIETARLMAGNRKAWSGTLVMIGQPAEEMGLGARTMLDDGLYTRFPKPRYALAFHDSGDLAGGVIGTVPGYALANVDSVDLTVRGIGGHGAYPQTTKDPIVLASAIVMRLQTLVSRESSPFEPAVVTVGSFHAGAKHNIIPDEAQLQLTVRSYGDEQRQRLLDGIARIAKGEAIASGISETRMPVMVVREPHTRATWNTPDFTRKVGRLLAERFGTGRVVETTPTMAGEDFGEFGRAGDGQIETTILWVGGRKAEDLERARKEGTALPSLHSPFFAPEADKVIAAGAEALTVAAMALMPLP; via the coding sequence ATGAAGACATTGCTCGCCGCTGCGTCGGCCCTCGCGCTCACCACCGCTCCCGCTATTGCCGATCCCGTGCGCGATACCATCGTCCGGGACTTGCCAGGGCTGATGGAGATCTACCGCGACCTTCACGCAAATCCTGAATTGAGCTTTCAGGAAGTCCGTTCCGCTGCGAAATTGGCTGCTGAAGCGCGCAAGGCGGGGTTCGAGGTGACCGAAAAGGTGGGCAAGACTGGCGTTGTCGCGGTCATGCGCAACGGCCCGGGGCCGGTCGTGCTGATTCGTGCCGACATGGACGGGCTGCCGGTCGTGGAACAGACAGGATTGCCATACGCATCAAAGGTGCGCGGCACATCCACCGCTGGCGTGGAAAGTGGCGTGATGCACGCCTGTGGCCACGACACCCATATGACAGCCTGGATTGAGACGGCGCGGCTCATGGCAGGAAATCGCAAGGCGTGGTCGGGCACTCTCGTGATGATCGGGCAACCAGCCGAGGAAATGGGCCTTGGCGCACGAACCATGCTCGACGACGGCCTCTACACCCGCTTTCCCAAGCCTCGTTATGCACTGGCATTTCATGATAGTGGTGATCTGGCGGGCGGGGTGATCGGCACGGTGCCGGGCTATGCGCTCGCCAACGTCGACAGCGTGGACTTGACCGTGCGCGGGATTGGCGGGCACGGCGCCTATCCGCAGACGACCAAGGACCCTATCGTGCTGGCCAGCGCCATCGTGATGCGGTTGCAGACGTTGGTCAGCCGCGAATCCAGCCCGTTCGAGCCCGCCGTTGTGACCGTCGGAAGTTTCCATGCCGGGGCCAAGCACAACATCATTCCAGACGAGGCGCAGTTGCAACTGACCGTGCGGAGCTATGGCGATGAACAGCGCCAGCGCTTGCTGGATGGTATCGCCCGCATTGCCAAGGGCGAGGCAATCGCTAGCGGCATTTCGGAGACCCGCATGCCGGTGATGGTGGTGCGCGAGCCGCATACGCGTGCGACATGGAACACACCCGATTTCACGCGGAAGGTCGGCCGTTTGCTAGCCGAACGCTTCGGTACTGGCCGCGTGGTCGAGACGACGCCGACGATGGCGGGTGAGGACTTTGGAGAGTTCGGGCGGGCAGGCGATGGCCAGATCGAAACGACGATTCTGTGGGTCGGTGGTCGCAAGGCCGAAGATCTGGAGCGCGCGCGCAAGGAAGGCACGGCACTGCCGTCGCTGCACAGTCCATTCTTTGCGCCTGAGGCTGACAAGGTGATTGCCGCCGGGGCCGAAGCCTTGACCGTTGCGGCAATGGCATTGATGCCGCTGCCTTAA
- the radA gene encoding DNA repair protein RadA, protein MAKPKRRYVCQACGSVSHRWQGQCADCSEWNTLAEDAPETVFSAKHSLSSGGRPVAFVSLDQPVALPQRRKTGIAEFDRALGGGLVPGSAILMGGDPGIGKSTLLLQAAAKVAMEGGESVYISGEEASDQVRLRADRLGLGKAPIRLAAATSVRDILTTLGTMSPPDLLVIDSIQTMHSDQIEGAPGTVSQVRGCAFELIRYAKENGVAMVLVGHVTKDGSIAGPRVLEHMVDVVMSFEGERSHQYRILRAIKNRFGAVDEIGVFAMAGAGLEEVGNPSLLFLSGREQEVAGSAVFPALEGTRPVLVEIQALTVRLASGATPRRAVVGWDSGRLAMLLAVLEARCGLSFSTAEVYLNVAGGYRLTDPAADLAVAAALVSALSDRPLPADSIWFGEISLAGEVRPVAHTPVRLREAAKLGFTKGCGPEAGAEKVDGLRYSPLRLLPNLIDRVMGGS, encoded by the coding sequence ATGGCCAAACCGAAACGCCGTTATGTCTGTCAGGCCTGTGGCAGTGTCTCACACCGCTGGCAGGGGCAATGCGCCGATTGCAGCGAATGGAACACTCTGGCGGAGGATGCGCCGGAAACGGTATTCTCGGCCAAGCACAGTCTGTCCAGCGGCGGGCGGCCTGTGGCGTTCGTCTCGCTCGACCAGCCGGTTGCACTGCCGCAGCGCAGAAAGACGGGCATTGCCGAATTCGACCGCGCTCTGGGTGGTGGTCTGGTACCGGGCAGCGCCATCCTCATGGGCGGCGATCCCGGCATCGGGAAATCGACGCTGCTGCTGCAGGCCGCTGCCAAAGTAGCCATGGAGGGCGGTGAATCCGTCTATATCAGCGGCGAAGAGGCCTCCGATCAGGTGCGTTTGCGTGCCGACAGACTGGGGCTGGGCAAGGCCCCGATCAGGCTCGCGGCCGCAACCTCGGTGCGTGATATCCTGACAACGCTGGGAACGATGTCCCCGCCCGATCTGCTCGTGATCGACTCGATCCAGACCATGCATTCCGATCAGATCGAAGGCGCGCCGGGCACGGTCAGCCAGGTGCGCGGCTGTGCGTTCGAACTGATCCGCTATGCCAAGGAAAATGGCGTTGCGATGGTTCTGGTCGGCCACGTGACCAAGGATGGGTCCATTGCGGGGCCACGTGTGCTCGAACACATGGTCGACGTGGTGATGAGCTTCGAGGGAGAGCGCAGCCACCAGTACCGCATCCTGCGCGCCATCAAGAACCGCTTCGGCGCAGTGGACGAGATTGGCGTGTTCGCCATGGCGGGCGCGGGGCTGGAAGAAGTGGGCAATCCCTCGCTGCTTTTCCTTTCGGGGCGCGAGCAGGAAGTTGCGGGAAGTGCAGTCTTTCCGGCGCTCGAAGGCACGCGGCCTGTGTTGGTCGAGATTCAGGCGTTGACGGTGCGGCTTGCCAGTGGCGCCACGCCGCGCCGCGCGGTGGTGGGCTGGGACAGCGGGCGTCTGGCGATGCTGCTGGCCGTGCTGGAGGCGCGCTGCGGATTGAGTTTCTCGACTGCGGAAGTCTATCTGAACGTAGCGGGCGGTTACCGGTTGACCGATCCCGCTGCTGACCTGGCGGTGGCGGCGGCGCTGGTCTCTGCTTTGTCTGACAGGCCTTTGCCTGCCGATTCCATCTGGTTCGGTGAAATCTCCCTGGCAGGGGAGGTGCGGCCTGTGGCGCACACCCCTGTGCGGCTCCGAGAGGCGGCAAAGCTGGGCTTTACCAAGGGGTGCGGACCGGAAGCAGGCGCCGAGAAGGTGGACGGCTTGCGCTATTCGCCGCTGCGTCTCCTGCCAAATCTGATTGACCGTGTCATGGGCGGGTCATAG
- a CDS encoding CvpA family protein, translating to MTGFDYVVLLLVGLGAVGGFFRGFVEEVLSLAAWCLALLAVHYFHAPATIWLADHLPNETGAGILAFALLLLIPYIATRFVARRMGSASRGSVIGPIDRILGFGFGAVKGFIIVVLGYSLVVFAYDLVWGEGGRPGWITESRTYPFLNAASEELLTLISARREQAAENAREIAKHKAGSEARSAILGE from the coding sequence ATGACCGGCTTCGATTATGTAGTCCTGCTCCTCGTCGGCCTTGGCGCGGTTGGCGGCTTTTTCCGCGGTTTCGTGGAAGAGGTCCTGTCGCTGGCCGCGTGGTGCCTTGCGCTCCTTGCCGTCCACTATTTCCACGCACCGGCGACGATCTGGCTGGCCGATCATCTGCCGAACGAAACAGGCGCCGGCATCCTTGCCTTCGCGCTGCTCCTGCTCATCCCCTATATTGCCACACGGTTCGTGGCGCGACGCATGGGCAGCGCCAGCAGAGGGTCGGTAATTGGTCCGATTGACCGGATACTCGGCTTCGGCTTCGGCGCGGTGAAGGGTTTCATCATCGTCGTCCTCGGTTATTCGCTGGTTGTCTTCGCCTATGACCTGGTCTGGGGCGAGGGTGGGCGGCCGGGCTGGATCACCGAGTCGCGGACCTATCCGTTCCTGAATGCCGCCAGCGAGGAACTGCTGACATTGATTTCTGCACGCCGCGAACAGGCCGCCGAGAACGCGCGCGAAATCGCAAAGCACAAAGCCGGATCCGAGGCTCGCTCCGCCATTCTGGGTGAGTGA
- a CDS encoding iron-sulfur cluster assembly scaffold protein, producing MSAGRGLYTPEMLGAAMELTAHPWNDALPLKGSARSRSCGSAIEIALQLDDAGRIAALAIKPHACAVGQAAAARFAASAAGRNAAQIVAARAALAEWLGGAGETPDWPGIELLEPARAYPARHGAILLAWDAAITAME from the coding sequence GTGAGCGCTGGTCGCGGGCTCTATACGCCCGAAATGCTTGGCGCGGCGATGGAACTGACCGCTCACCCGTGGAACGATGCGTTGCCGCTGAAAGGGAGTGCGCGATCACGTAGCTGCGGCAGCGCCATCGAGATTGCGCTTCAGCTTGACGATGCTGGCAGGATTGCAGCTCTGGCAATCAAGCCACATGCTTGTGCTGTGGGACAGGCTGCCGCTGCGCGGTTTGCGGCCTCGGCTGCCGGGCGCAATGCGGCGCAAATCGTCGCCGCGAGGGCAGCGCTCGCCGAATGGCTGGGCGGCGCTGGCGAAACGCCGGATTGGCCAGGCATCGAACTTCTTGAACCCGCACGGGCTTATCCGGCCCGGCATGGCGCGATCCTTCTGGCCTGGGATGCCGCGATTACGGCCATGGAATAG
- a CDS encoding MFS transporter, with protein sequence MTEVLTKDHDVQPSASDIRLVIAASSAGTVFEWYDFFIYGTLASIIGKTFFPSDNATLQVLLVWAGFAVGFGFRPLGAILFGYLGDKLGRKYTFLVTVTLMGIATAGVGLIPSAASIGLAAPAIIILLRVLQGLALGGEYGGAAIYVAEHAPGGRRGYYTSYIQASVVGGFVLSLIVVLSSKALMSEAVWLSWGWRVPFLVSLALLAISLWMRLKLSESPVFQAMKEQGELAGNPFVESFTYPGNKRRIFIALFGIAAGLTVIWYTAMFSGLSFLKSAMRVEDTVAEIIVGIGACVGMVFFIIFGAMSDKIGRKKPIVFGYAATLLLLFPTFWLMGSAANPELAAAAKANPVVVSGPDCHYSPFASEQDSNCGKLLADLAASGVTYELQKAPDFAVTVGGSPTDLSRYPWSEKAAARGTALQTELAAHGYDFAKVTPSLGRTLTVVAALLMLMALSGATYGPVAALLSEMFPPRIRYSSMSIPYHLGTGYFGGFLPLISSYIVARTGDPYAGLWYTWVIVLVALVVSVWGLKGGLPTDFKDD encoded by the coding sequence GTGACAGAAGTCTTGACCAAGGACCACGACGTGCAGCCGAGCGCGTCCGATATCCGGCTCGTCATTGCCGCGAGCTCGGCCGGCACTGTGTTCGAATGGTACGATTTCTTCATCTATGGAACGCTTGCATCGATCATCGGCAAGACGTTTTTCCCGTCTGACAACGCGACCTTGCAAGTCCTTTTGGTCTGGGCCGGATTCGCGGTCGGTTTCGGCTTCCGTCCGCTCGGCGCGATCCTGTTTGGCTATCTTGGCGACAAGCTGGGGCGCAAATACACTTTCCTTGTCACCGTAACGCTGATGGGCATCGCCACGGCGGGCGTCGGGCTAATCCCCTCGGCGGCGAGCATCGGCCTTGCCGCGCCTGCGATTATCATCCTGCTACGAGTGCTTCAGGGTCTTGCCCTCGGCGGCGAATATGGCGGTGCGGCGATCTACGTGGCCGAGCATGCGCCGGGCGGACGGCGCGGTTATTACACCAGCTATATCCAGGCGAGCGTCGTCGGCGGTTTCGTGCTGAGTCTGATCGTGGTGCTTTCCAGCAAGGCCTTGATGAGTGAAGCGGTGTGGCTCAGCTGGGGCTGGCGCGTGCCATTCCTTGTCAGCCTTGCGCTGCTGGCGATCTCGTTGTGGATGCGGCTCAAGCTTTCAGAAAGCCCGGTGTTCCAGGCGATGAAGGAACAGGGCGAACTCGCTGGCAATCCGTTTGTCGAGAGCTTCACCTATCCCGGCAACAAGCGCCGCATCTTCATCGCGCTGTTCGGGATTGCGGCGGGACTGACGGTGATCTGGTACACGGCGATGTTCTCTGGCCTCAGTTTCCTGAAATCCGCGATGCGGGTTGAAGACACCGTGGCCGAGATCATTGTCGGCATCGGCGCCTGCGTCGGCATGGTCTTTTTCATCATCTTCGGGGCGATGTCGGACAAGATCGGGCGCAAGAAGCCGATCGTGTTCGGATATGCTGCAACGCTGCTGCTGCTTTTTCCGACGTTCTGGCTCATGGGGTCGGCTGCAAATCCCGAACTGGCCGCAGCCGCAAAAGCCAATCCGGTGGTCGTTTCCGGCCCGGATTGCCACTATAGTCCGTTCGCTTCAGAGCAGGACAGCAATTGCGGCAAGCTGCTGGCCGATCTCGCGGCTTCAGGCGTGACGTATGAATTGCAGAAAGCGCCAGATTTTGCGGTGACAGTTGGCGGCTCACCGACGGACCTTTCGCGTTATCCTTGGTCCGAAAAGGCAGCCGCGCGAGGGACCGCGTTGCAAACCGAGCTGGCAGCCCATGGCTACGACTTTGCCAAAGTTACGCCGTCTCTGGGCCGAACTCTCACGGTCGTTGCGGCGCTGCTGATGCTTATGGCTTTGTCAGGCGCGACTTACGGCCCGGTTGCGGCGCTCCTGTCAGAGATGTTCCCGCCACGGATCCGCTACAGTTCGATGTCGATACCGTATCATCTCGGTACTGGCTATTTCGGTGGATTCCTGCCGCTGATCTCGAGTTATATCGTGGCGCGGACCGGCGATCCCTATGCAGGGTTGTGGTACACTTGGGTCATCGTGCTGGTGGCGCTGGTGGTTTCGGTCTGGGGCCTGAAAGGCGGACTGCCGACAGACTTCAAGGATGACTGA
- the alr gene encoding alanine racemase has protein sequence MTDLPPLPASSLRLRLDAEALAANWRTLDAMSGTARAGAAVKADGYGLGAARVAALLAKAGCQDFFVAHWSEVPDVLRHVPSSRIAVLHGPMSAQEAEFAIQAGVRPVLNSLDQVRRWLGSGGGTCHLMVDTGMNRLGLAMADLGDALLDKLDIDICMSHLASADEDVNQNEEQLGRFAQVRAAVRARRYSLANSAGIALGSAYHADLTRPGLALYGGIARPELAGRIVPVAQPEAAVLQIRALEPGEKVGYNALFTADRPMRAGILAIGYADGYLRCWSGKGRFALGGREVPVLGRVSMDLTIVDLTEMPECREGDWLSAIYDLPQASATSGLSQYELLTLLGRRFSRQIGF, from the coding sequence ATGACTGACCTCCCGCCTTTGCCTGCATCGTCGCTCCGCCTTCGCCTTGACGCCGAAGCCCTTGCGGCAAATTGGCGGACGCTCGATGCCATGTCGGGCACTGCGCGGGCGGGCGCTGCGGTAAAGGCTGACGGTTACGGCCTTGGCGCAGCGCGTGTGGCCGCCCTGCTGGCCAAGGCCGGATGTCAGGACTTCTTCGTTGCGCACTGGTCGGAGGTGCCGGATGTGCTGCGGCATGTTCCGTCCTCCCGTATCGCGGTCCTGCATGGGCCGATGAGCGCCCAAGAGGCCGAGTTCGCCATCCAAGCCGGCGTCCGGCCCGTCCTGAACAGCCTTGACCAAGTGCGGCGCTGGCTCGGGTCCGGAGGAGGCACGTGCCACCTGATGGTCGATACCGGGATGAACAGGCTCGGCCTGGCCATGGCAGACCTTGGTGATGCCCTGCTGGATAAGCTCGACATCGATATCTGCATGAGCCACTTGGCCAGTGCAGACGAAGACGTTAACCAAAATGAGGAGCAGCTTGGCCGGTTTGCGCAAGTGCGTGCCGCAGTGCGGGCACGGCGCTACAGTCTGGCCAACAGTGCCGGCATTGCATTGGGCAGCGCTTATCACGCCGATCTGACCCGTCCCGGTCTGGCGCTTTACGGCGGAATCGCTCGGCCTGAATTGGCCGGAAGAATCGTTCCGGTCGCGCAGCCTGAAGCAGCAGTGTTGCAAATCAGGGCTCTCGAACCGGGTGAGAAGGTTGGTTACAACGCGCTGTTCACGGCGGACCGACCGATGCGGGCAGGTATTCTGGCGATTGGCTACGCTGACGGATACTTGCGCTGCTGGTCTGGCAAGGGTCGGTTTGCGCTTGGTGGCCGCGAAGTGCCGGTGCTGGGCCGCGTCTCCATGGATCTCACAATTGTGGATCTGACAGAAATGCCCGAGTGCCGTGAAGGTGACTGGCTCAGCGCGATTTACGATCTACCGCAGGCGTCGGCGACAAGCGGGCTGTCGCAATATGAATTGCTGACACTTTTGGGCCGACGTTTTTCGCGCCAAATCGGATTTTAA
- the phaR gene encoding polyhydroxyalkanoate synthesis repressor PhaR yields MASDSKSGETVIIKKYANRRLYNTSTSSYITLDHLAQMVKENIDFKVMDAKTGADLTHAILTQIIMDEEAAGEQILPTNFLRQLISMYGNSMQAFLPGYLEASMDHFRDNQAKMRKAIEESIGVNPLAQLAQRNMEMFKAAAAAFVPGAAAGGPGKDDSKPVEEAGELDTLREQMAEMQRKLDQLSK; encoded by the coding sequence ATGGCCAGTGATTCCAAGTCGGGCGAAACGGTAATAATCAAGAAATACGCCAACCGTCGCCTCTATAATACAAGCACTTCGAGCTACATCACGCTCGACCATCTCGCTCAGATGGTGAAGGAAAACATCGATTTCAAAGTGATGGATGCCAAGACGGGTGCGGATCTCACGCACGCGATTCTGACGCAGATCATCATGGATGAGGAAGCAGCCGGGGAGCAGATTCTGCCGACCAATTTCCTGCGCCAGTTGATTTCGATGTATGGCAACTCGATGCAGGCATTCCTGCCGGGTTACCTCGAAGCGTCGATGGATCATTTCCGAGATAACCAGGCCAAGATGCGCAAGGCGATCGAGGAAAGCATCGGCGTTAATCCGCTCGCCCAACTGGCGCAGCGGAACATGGAAATGTTCAAGGCGGCAGCAGCGGCATTCGTGCCGGGCGCAGCCGCGGGTGGTCCTGGCAAGGACGATTCGAAGCCGGTCGAAGAGGCTGGTGAGCTTGATACCCTGCGTGAGCAGATGGCCGAAATGCAGCGAAAGCTTGATCAGCTTTCGAAGTAG
- the proS gene encoding proline--tRNA ligase, translated as MNQPAIKHALNVKRADDFAQWYQAVIAEAELAEESGVRGCMVIKPWGYGIWERIQKLMDAQIKEAGVENCYFPLFIPLSYFAKEAEHVEGFAKEMAVVTHHRLISDGKGGLTPDPEAKLEEPLVVRPTSETVIGAAMARWVQSWRDLPLMVNQWANVVRWEMRTRMFLRTSEFLWQEGHTAHADEADAMTETLRALEMYRAFAEGPLAMPVIAGPKPENERFPGAVETFSIEAMMQDGKALQAGTSHYLGTTFAQAAGIQYQNKEGQQALAHTTSWGVSTRLIGGVIMTHGDDDGLRVPPQVAPQQIVILPMLRDNDSDEALLAYCEDIRKALAKQSVFDERVRVLLDKRPGKATQKRWAWVKKGVPLILEIGGRDAEGGQVSVLRRDRLWRADAKPNFVGQAKDDFISAAAGELESIQNALYDEARERRDAQIVRDVTDLSGLAAYFTESAKFPGWVEMGWSKPTGAALDAVVEQLKALKLTIRNTPLGAAKPSGLCPFTGKPAVETILIARSY; from the coding sequence ATGAACCAGCCAGCAATAAAGCACGCGCTCAACGTGAAGCGCGCCGACGACTTCGCCCAGTGGTATCAGGCCGTCATCGCCGAGGCAGAGCTCGCTGAGGAGTCTGGCGTGCGCGGCTGCATGGTGATCAAGCCGTGGGGCTACGGCATATGGGAACGCATCCAGAAGCTGATGGACGCGCAAATCAAGGAAGCGGGCGTCGAGAACTGCTACTTCCCGCTGTTCATCCCGCTTTCCTATTTCGCCAAGGAAGCCGAGCACGTCGAAGGCTTTGCCAAGGAAATGGCGGTCGTCACCCACCACCGTCTGATCTCGGATGGCAAGGGCGGGCTGACGCCAGACCCTGAAGCGAAACTGGAAGAACCGCTGGTCGTGCGCCCGACGTCGGAAACCGTCATCGGTGCGGCTATGGCGCGCTGGGTCCAGTCCTGGCGCGATTTGCCGCTGATGGTGAACCAGTGGGCCAATGTCGTGCGATGGGAAATGCGCACACGAATGTTTCTGCGGACGAGCGAGTTTCTCTGGCAGGAAGGCCACACCGCTCACGCCGATGAGGCTGACGCGATGACCGAGACATTGCGCGCGCTCGAAATGTACCGTGCATTTGCTGAGGGTCCGCTGGCCATGCCGGTGATCGCCGGGCCGAAGCCCGAGAACGAGCGCTTCCCCGGCGCGGTCGAGACTTTCTCGATCGAGGCGATGATGCAGGACGGCAAGGCGCTGCAGGCGGGGACGTCGCATTATCTGGGTACGACCTTCGCGCAGGCCGCGGGCATCCAGTACCAGAACAAGGAAGGCCAGCAGGCGCTTGCGCATACCACGTCATGGGGCGTTTCGACGCGCCTGATCGGTGGCGTGATCATGACACATGGTGACGACGATGGCCTGCGCGTGCCGCCGCAGGTTGCACCGCAGCAGATCGTGATCCTGCCGATGCTGCGCGACAACGATAGCGACGAAGCGCTCCTCGCCTATTGCGAGGATATCCGCAAGGCCTTGGCCAAGCAGTCGGTGTTTGATGAGCGCGTGCGCGTGCTGCTCGACAAGCGACCGGGCAAGGCAACGCAGAAGCGTTGGGCCTGGGTGAAAAAGGGCGTTCCGCTGATCCTCGAGATCGGTGGGCGTGATGCTGAGGGCGGACAGGTTTCGGTTCTGCGGCGCGACCGGCTGTGGCGGGCGGATGCCAAGCCCAACTTCGTCGGCCAAGCGAAGGATGACTTCATCTCCGCTGCTGCTGGCGAACTGGAATCGATCCAGAATGCGCTGTATGACGAAGCGCGCGAGCGCCGTGATGCGCAGATCGTGCGGGATGTGACCGATCTTTCTGGCCTCGCGGCCTACTTCACCGAAAGCGCGAAGTTTCCAGGCTGGGTCGAGATGGGCTGGTCGAAGCCGACCGGGGCTGCGCTCGACGCGGTGGTGGAGCAATTGAAGGCGCTGAAGCTGACGATCCGCAACACCCCGCTGGGGGCCGCGAAGCCGTCCGGGCTGTGTCCGTTTA